DNA sequence from the Rubrivirga sp. SAORIC476 genome:
CCTTGACCCCGACGTGCTGCCGGGCCCCGACGTCGACCTCTCCGCCGATCCGCTGTACGTCTACGGCCGCGCCGCGCTCCGCCACCGCCGCGGCCTCTCGGCCGAGGCCCTGGCGACACTCGACTCCCTCGACGCCGACCTTCCCCCCGCGCACGCGCTTGCCGACGAGTCCCTCTACCTCCGTGCCTCCGTGCTCCTCGAGCGCGGCGAGCCCGCCGAGGCCGTCGCCGTGCTGGATGCCCTCCTCTCCCAGCAGCCGATGTCGTTCTTCCTGGACCGAGCCCTGCGCCTCCAGGCGCGGACCTACGAGGGCGAACTGAGCGACCCGGCGACCGCCGCCGAGCGGTACGACAGGCTTCTGGAGCGCTTCCCCGGCTCCCCGCTGGCGCCCGAGGCGCGGGAGGCGCTGCGCCGGCTCCGCGCCACGCTGGGGGCCTCCTAGATTACATGCAATAACGGAATGAGAGCCTACGTCCTCCTGTTCGTCGCCCTCCTCGCCCTGCCCGCCGCGGCGCAGGACCTGCTCATCCCCATGGACGACGCGCAGGCGGATCACCTCCGCGCCTACGGCGCCGTCTACGTCGCCCTCGATCGCGGCCTCGACGTGGACTGGCTGCTGAACGTCCGCGGCGGGTCGTTCGTCGTCCCCGCCGAGGCGGACCTGCAGACCGAGCTTCGGGCGCGCGGCGTGAGCTTCGAGCGGGTAAACGGAACCCAGGCCGTCGCCGACGCCGAGTCGCCCGCGGCCAACACGTCGGTCGTCCGGCTGGAGAAGGCGCCGACCATCGCCGTCTACGCGCCCGACCAGACCCTCCCCTGGGACGACGCCGTCCTGCTGGCGCTGACCTACGCCGAGGTGCCCTACGAGACGATCTACGACGCCGACGTGCTCGCCGGGCGGCTCGGCGAGTTCGACTGGGTGCACCTCCACCACGAGGACTTTTCGGGGCAGTACGGCAAGTTCTTCTCGGCCTACGGCGCGACGGCCTGGTACCAGCAGCAGCAGCAGGAGGCCGAGGCATCGGCGCGAGCGTTCGGATTCGCGAAGGTGAGCCAGCTCAAGCTGGCCGTCGCGCAGGCCATCCGCCAGTACGTCGTCGAGGGCGGCTTCCTGTTCGCGATGTGCTCCGGCGCCGACACGTTCGACCTCGCGCTCGCCGCCGCCGGGCTCGACATCGTCCCGGCCGAGATCGACGGCGACGGGCAGACGCCGGGCGTCCGCGGGATGCTCGACTACTCCGGCACGCTCGCCTTCCAGGACTTCCATCCCGAACTCAACGTGATGGAATACGAGCACGCCGACATCGACGACCCGCCGCCGCCCGCTCTCCGCAACCCGCTCACGGACTACTTCACGCTCTTCGAGTTCTCCGCCCGCTGGGACCCCGTCCCCACCATGCTGACGCAGAACCACGTCGCCAGCGTGCGCGGCTTCATGGGCCAGACGACGGCCTTCCAGCCGGAGATGATCAAGCCCGGCGTGGTCGTGCTCGCGAAGAGCCCCACCACGGACGCGGTCCGCTACCTCTACGGCCCGGCCGGTCAGGGCTTCTTCGCCTTCTACGGCGGCCACGACCCGGAGGACTACCAGCACTACGTCGGCGACCCGCCGACGGACCTGTCGCTGCACCGCAACTCGCCCGGCTACCGGCTGATCCTCAACAACGTCCTCTTCCCGGCCGCGAAGAAGCAGCCGCAGAAGACCTGATCACGCATGGGCGGCGACGGCCGGCACCCGCTGAGGTGCAGGCGCCGTGCTCGCCTCGGACACCACCTCGGCGGCCTCGGTCGCGGGGGCGGCCCTGCGGAGCGCGAGGTCCCAGTGGGCCCAGGCCCACGGCTCGGCCCGGATGAACGCCTCCATGCGGTCCAGCACCGCGCGCTCGTGGCTCGGGATCGGCCCCTCGACGTCCACCCACGGGACGCCATCCTGAATGCCACCGGTGAGGACGTAGACCGGCGCGTCCGCGGCACGCGCGAGGCGGGCGGCGCCGGTGGGAAGGGGCACCGACAGGCCGAGAAGCGACTGGTTCGGCACGGCGCCCGGCTCGACGATTACGTCCTGCAGGATGAGCAGCGGCGTGCCCGAGCGCAGCGCCCGGAGGTACTGCGTCACGCTTCCGCCAGGGACCAGCTGGGTGGCCGAGAAGGCCTCGTCGCGAACTCGCGCCTTCTCGGCGATCCAGCGCTGCGTGACGTCCGGCACCTCCGACGGCAACGCCCCCCCCTCACCACTGAACGGAATCCGGACGAAGCGGCACCGGGTCTCCGTCGTCCAGATGCCCATGCGGACGGTCCCGAAGGCGCTCCACGACACGAGAACGGACGCACCCTCCAGCTCGGCCCAGGCGGCAGCGCCGGGCCGAACCTGGATCGGCACGTCAGGCTGGAGGTAGCTGAAGGTCTCGCGGAGCCGCGACCGCACTTCCCGGATGCAGTAGCGGATCAGCGGGAGTCCCGTCGCCGGCTCGCCCAGTTGCCGCAGATAGCGGCGCCGATGGTGCCCCCCGAACAGAACGAGCAGCAGCCCCATCGGGACGGCCAGTACCCCACCGAGGCGGTCCAGCGTCCGGAACGGCACTCGTTGTGCGAGCGGGCGCACGCCGAGGTAGAACACTCCGTGCACGGCTCTCCAGAGAACCCGCTTCAGTCGGAGTGAGGGGGAAACGTTGGCCATGCGCGTAGAAGGGACAGCCGTCTCTCCCCGCGAATCCCGTCCCAGGCCCGGAGTCGGCCCCGGCACGAGCCTAGTTTGTCACGTTCCGGTTCCCCTCTGCCTCCATACGCCCCCCTCCGCTACCGTGACTGCAAAGCCGCCCTCCGTCGGCACGTGTCGAATGAACGAGCTCGTGTTGCCGAACGACACCAACACGCTCGGCAACCTGATGGGAGGGCGGCTGCTGCACTTCATGGACGTGTGCGCCGCCATCGCCGCCCAACGCCACTCCAACCGGACGGTCGTGACGGCGAGCGTGGACTCGGTCGACTTCCGCGCCGCGGTTCGTCTCGGGGAAGTCGTGGTGCTGGAGGCGGCCGTCACGCGCGCGTTCACGACCTCGATGGAGGTCGGCATCGAGGTCTGGGCCGAGGACAACGCGACGGGCGAGCGCCGCCACTGCAACCGGGCGTTCTACACCTTCGTGGCGGTCGACCAGAGCGGACGCCCGATCCCGGTGCCGCCGCTGGCCCCCGAGACCGACGAGGAGCAGGCGCGCTACGACGCCGCCGCCCGGCGCCGCGAGCTGCGCCTCGTCCTGGCCGGTCGCCTCCGCCTCGACGAGGCCGACGACCTCCGGGAGCACCTCAATGCGCTCCCTCTCGACCCACCGGAGAGCGAGAGGGAGCCCGGCGGCTGACTGCGCGTTGATGGGGGCCCACCACCCTTCCCCTCTCTCCATGCGTCCTCTCTTCGTTCTCACGCTGGCTCTCGTCTTCGCCGCCCCCGCCTCCGCCCAGTTCGCCATCGGCGGCCAGGTCGGCGACCCGACGGGCCTCTCTCTCAAGTTCGGCCAGGGGGCTGGCTCCGTGATCCTGGCGGTCGGCTGGGACCTCGACGAGTCGGTCTCCGCTGAAGGCCACTACCTGCTCCGCGAGCGCCGTCTCCAGGGATCGCGGACTGCGTCCGTGTTCTACGGCCCCGGCCTGTTCGTCCGCACCGGCGGCCCGACCGACGACTTCGGCGTGAGCCTGGGAGTCGGCCTGGAAGTCGACCTGGTCCCTGAGATCGAGATCTACGGCCTCGTCTCCCCGCGCCTCCAGCTGATCGAGGACACCGACTTCGACCTCGGAGCCGGGCTCGGCCTCCGGTTCAAGCTGTAGGTTCCAGCATGCCCGACACGCTCTCCCGCCCGATCCGCGTCCTCATCGCCAAGGTCGGCCTCGACGGCCACGACCGCGGGGCCAAGGTGGTCGCTGCCGCCCTCCGCGACGCGGGGATGGAGGTGATCTACACCGGCCTCCGCAAGACGCCCGAGGTGGTCGTCCGCGCGGCCGAGGAGGAGGACGTGGACGCGGTCGGCGTGTCGATCCTGTCGGGCGCCCACGGTACCGTGCTGCCCCGCGTGCGGGCGCTGCTCGACGACGCCGGGCTGGACGACGTGCTGCTGGTCGCCGGCGGCAC
Encoded proteins:
- a CDS encoding asparagine synthetase B gives rise to the protein MRAYVLLFVALLALPAAAQDLLIPMDDAQADHLRAYGAVYVALDRGLDVDWLLNVRGGSFVVPAEADLQTELRARGVSFERVNGTQAVADAESPAANTSVVRLEKAPTIAVYAPDQTLPWDDAVLLALTYAEVPYETIYDADVLAGRLGEFDWVHLHHEDFSGQYGKFFSAYGATAWYQQQQQEAEASARAFGFAKVSQLKLAVAQAIRQYVVEGGFLFAMCSGADTFDLALAAAGLDIVPAEIDGDGQTPGVRGMLDYSGTLAFQDFHPELNVMEYEHADIDDPPPPALRNPLTDYFTLFEFSARWDPVPTMLTQNHVASVRGFMGQTTAFQPEMIKPGVVVLAKSPTTDAVRYLYGPAGQGFFAFYGGHDPEDYQHYVGDPPTDLSLHRNSPGYRLILNNVLFPAAKKQPQKT
- a CDS encoding acyl-CoA thioesterase, translating into MNELVLPNDTNTLGNLMGGRLLHFMDVCAAIAAQRHSNRTVVTASVDSVDFRAAVRLGEVVVLEAAVTRAFTTSMEVGIEVWAEDNATGERRHCNRAFYTFVAVDQSGRPIPVPPLAPETDEEQARYDAAARRRELRLVLAGRLRLDEADDLREHLNALPLDPPESEREPGG
- a CDS encoding cobalamin B12-binding domain-containing protein — protein: MPDTLSRPIRVLIAKVGLDGHDRGAKVVAAALRDAGMEVIYTGLRKTPEVVVRAAEEEDVDAVGVSILSGAHGTVLPRVRALLDDAGLDDVLLVAGGTIPSDDADDLMARGIVDHVFTPGASLASIAEALAASVAERRGD